The Chelonia mydas isolate rCheMyd1 chromosome 3, rCheMyd1.pri.v2, whole genome shotgun sequence genome includes a region encoding these proteins:
- the MTIF2 gene encoding translation initiation factor IF-2, mitochondrial isoform X7 has translation MNRGMMLKLENLVQLHCACRQLHSLSYRKIHRTQWKPVKSSTYPMRPIQPHPQLWQTDTFISVVLSQYRLLATKEGKRPGKQKLPPIKPKIERQEVEIQQRMTAEDLARAMDKDIVLQKRGNEPICLRFLSSSVAVLYHQIQMNHVFEALLLTGIDLDSLEPDSVLEEVWIKEVVKKSGMKYKWAKLKQEKVRENKDAARRPPADPALLTPRPPVVTILGHVDHGKTTLLDSLRKTQVAAMEAGGITQHIGAFLVYLPSGEKVTFLDTPGHAAFSAMRARGTHITDIVILVVAAEDGVMKQTIESIQHAKNAKVPIILAINKCDKPEADPERVKKELLAHDVVCEEYGGDVQAVHMSALKGENLMALAEATVALAEVLELKADSTGLVEGTIIESRTDQGRGPVTTAIIQRGTLRKGCILVAGKSWAKVRLMFDENGKTVDEATPSMPVEIVGWKEIPSAGAEILEVESEQRAREVVDWRNYAEQQEKIKQDMEVIEAKQKEHKDAYRKERESLANLTWRQRKAALYKTNKHLIAMRSKERAESDRNVLPVIVKGDVDGSTEAILNILDSYNANNECELDVIHFGVGDISENDINLAETFQVAGTALGHSWD, from the exons ATGAACCGAGGGATGATGCTGAAATTGGAAAACCTGGTCCAGTTACATTGTGCTTGCAGACAGCTGCACAGTCTTTCTTACAGGAAAATTCACAGAACACAGTGGAAGCCTGTGAAGTCATCCACATACCCCATGCGGCCAATTCAGCCGCACCCACAGCTCTGGCAAACAGACACATTCATCAGTGTTGTGCTCTCACAATATAGGCTTTTAGCTACAAAGGAG GGGAAAAGACCAGGGAAACAGAAATTGCCACCAATAAAACCTAAAATAGAAAGGCAGGAGGTAGAGATACAGCAGAGGATGACAGCTGAAGATCTTGCAAGAGCTATGGATAAAGACATAG TATTACAAAAGAGGGGGAATGAACCGATTTGCCTGAGATTTTTGTCATCCTCTGTGGCAGTTCTCTACCATCAAATTCAGATGA ATCATGTGTTTGAAGCCCTGCTACTCACAGGCATTGACCTAGACTCACTAGAACCAGATTCTGTTTTGGAAGAAGTCTGGATCAAGGAAGTTGTTAAAAAATCAGGGATGAAGTACAAATGGgcaaaattaaaacaagaaaaagtcAGAGAAAATAAAGATGCTGCGAGAAG GCCTCCTGCTGATCCAGCTTTATTAACCCCAAGGCCTCCAGTTGTTACTATATTGGGCCATGTTGATCATGGGAAAACGACTTTACTTGACAGTCTGCGAAAAACTCAAGTGGCAGCAATGGAAGCAGGAGGCATCACCCAGCATATTGGTGCCTTTCTTG tatatttgccttctggggAAAAGGTAACTTTTCTTGATACTCCAGGACATGCTGCCTTTTCAgcaatgagggcaaggggtacaCACATCACTGATATTGTCATATTGGTTGTAGCCGCAGAAGATGGAGTAATGAAACAAACAATAGAATCTATTCAACATGCTAAAAATGCCAAAG TTCCTATCATCCTTGCCATAAACAAATGTGACAAACCTGAAGCTGATCCTGAAAGAGTGAAGAAAGAATTGCTGGCTCATGATGTGGTTTGTGAAGAGTATGGGGGTGATGTTCAGGCTGTACATATGTCTGCACTTAAG GGTGAGAACCTGATGGCTTTAGCAGAGGCAACTGTTGCTCTAGCAGAGGTTTTGGAACTGAAGGCAGACTCCACAGGCCTAGTAGAGGGAACCATAATAGAGTCTCGCACAGATCAAGGAAGAGG tCCAGTAACCACGGCCATAATTCAGAGAGGAACTCTGAGAAAAGGATGTATTCTGGTTGCAGGTAAAAGCTGGGCAAAAGTGCGCCTGATGTTTGATGAGAACGGCAAAACAGTAGATGAAGCCACTCCCAGCATGCCGGTGGAAATTGTGGGCTGGAAGGAAATCCCTTCAGCCGGAGCTGAAATCCTTGAAGTAGAATCTGAG CAAAGGGCACGTGAAGTTGTTGACTGGAGAAACTATGCTGAACAACAGGAGAAGATCAAACAGGATATGGAAGTTATTGAAGCAAAGCAAAAGGAACACAAAGATGCATACAGGAAAGAGCGAGAGAGCctagccaatctgacctggagacAGAGAAAAGCAGCGTTATATAAAACCAATAAACATCTAATAGCTATGAGGTCTAAAGAGAGAGCGGAGAGTGACAGAAACGTGCTACCTGTAATTGTTAAAG